A part of Vigna radiata var. radiata cultivar VC1973A chromosome 11, Vradiata_ver6, whole genome shotgun sequence genomic DNA contains:
- the LOC106776486 gene encoding uncharacterized protein LOC106776486 isoform X3 codes for MDPSDSHSHSQEQEAPKKNGVVSVLLRWVIAIVFPFLFFLSIPFLVGLLVLMFADFSIPSPISLPSQCKIVSTGVDIRSSKICEIGLLNYKAKDVFQHFERSKFRCRYDYYWASVFKVEYKDHFSGQTQVAFAEAPNEALPLYCRPNFGAAWLTQYKFKVNETYNCWYTSGISKVRLPQDNLFGCHAHQQSTLEKSREYSTIAQRIV; via the exons ATGGATCCCTCTGATTCTCACTCCCACTCCCAGGAACAGGAAGCGCCCAAGAAGAACGGCGTCGTATCTGTCTTACTGCGATGGGTTATTGCGATTGTCTTCCCCTTCCTGTTCTTTCTCTCAATTCCCTTTTTGGTTGGTTTGCTGGTTCTCATGTTCGCCGATTTCTCTATTCCCAGCCCCATTTCTCTCCCCTCACAGTGCAAAATCGTCTCCACAG GTGTTGATATCAGGTCATCTAAGATTTGCGAAATTGGATTGTTAAATTATAAAGCCAAGGATGTGTTTCAGCATTTTGAAAGAAGCAAATTTCGCTGCCGTTATGATTATTATTGGGCGTCAGTATTCAAG GTAGAATATAAAGATCACTTTTCTGGTCAGACACAAGTTGCATTTGCCGAGGCTCCAAATGAGGCCCTTCCTCTTTATTGCCGACCTAATTTTGGTGCTGCATGGCTGACACAATATAAATTTAAG GTCAATGAGACTTACAATTGCTGGTACACATCTGGCATTTCCAAAGTTCGTTTACCTCAAGATAATCTTTTTGGTTGTCATGCCCACCAGCAGTCTACCCTTGAAAAGAGTAGAGAATATTCTACCAT